In Corylus avellana chromosome ca8, CavTom2PMs-1.0, the genomic stretch TATGGTAATTATACAgaaatctattaaataacattattcaatttcTCGAAAATTCAAGGGTATTTTGTAATTTAGCCATCTAAGCGCCCATTGGTGGATTGTGAAGTCAATGTTTGAGAAGTCAACTATGTTTCAGTCAATAATTAGAAGGAGCAGGTTGAACTTACAGTAGGCCTTCAGCAGAGCCAATTGCAATCTTCATTCTCCTCTTCCAATCAATCTGCATTTCGCCGGCGAATTGGCCATGCAAATGAGAGAGCAAGCTGAGATTCGGCATGAAGTCGTAGACTATGAGCCGTTGATCGGTGCCGGCGCAGTACCCCCTCAGACCCAACAAATTCTTGTGCCGAACCCTCCCCAGAACTTCAACCTCCACCGCAAATTCCATCTCCGCCTTCGAATTCATCGCCTTCAACTTTTTCACAGCTATCTAAAAACCATaaacagcagcaacaacaataaTGGTGGCCAAATGGAGTACGTTTCACGGgcacatatataaattatagaaGAAATTTTACTTTACACTCATGAATTACtgcgcgttttgagaagactttcaaaattcaaaaaccctCAATTTACAttcctgaattttcaatttcaattaatttactATGTCATTAACTTTTAACAGAAATGcctaaaaagatcaaattactcttcgatttttttttttttaatttttttaaaaaaatttaatttgaaattaaagataaatttagaattttatgaaaaaatcagggatatagacgtcattttatcatttttttaacgtttaaaatttgacaaaaattgattgaaatgaaaaattcatagggttaaattgagagtttttgaaatttatgggtgtcttctcaaaacgcgttGTAGTTGAGGAgtctaaaataaagttttccctaaattaTTATAAGCTTAATTAATGAATTACCTGAAGCCCATCAGACGTTTTTCCCCAGTAAACACTCCCAAATCCCCCTTCTCCAAGCTTGTTGTCCCCGCTGAATCCATTGGTTGCCGCATGCAACTCCTTGTACGTGAAAATCCTCCACGAACTGGCGCCTCCGCCAATTGTCGTTATCCTAGAAAAAAGAAACGCTGAAGTTTAATGCTGAATTCgagttgaaaagaaaaagaaacgtTTGTTTGATGTACCCTTCATCGTCGTTCTCTGAAAAACAGCAGCTTAGGGAGGATCTCTGAAAAACAGCAGCTTAGGGAGGATCCCATGATTTTCGCAACGGTAGGATTTTGAAATTCAGCTCTGCTTCTGTATTGGGTTTTGCTCTTTTAAACCAGAGCAGCGTTTGGTTTGGTCATTGCACTTGTGATGCCGGCCAATCGACCAATTGGCCGGCTCTAACAAATGGGAggatgttaattaattaattaagtaaatgagattaagaaaaaatcaattaGTTTATTAATTAGCGAGGAATTAAGTAGTAGTTTAAGAGggattataatattataacacaTGCATTTGGATTTGTTAGGCTTAATTTGTTAAGTACACCAGCCAAATTTGACGTCACATATGTAGAATATCTTGTGGAATGGTCCGTCATTAATGCCAAGTGAGAGACTTTGTAAACGGCTATCTTTTTCACCATCTATTTGAAATCCAGCCATCCAAATTTAATATGACTTGAGTTAATTACTTATGAGGAGCTTAATTATATGATGTATCATTAAGAGTTTAGAGgggtcaagaaaaaaaaaaactacaattataaatatgtaacaaaaattatatatattggtaaacaattaatttacaaGAGTAATCTAAATATAATAGTTTAGTCAACTTGAATGACCGAAGAAATACTATAAGAAGAATGACAATTTGACAAATCGCAATCATTGATCAACATTTATTAACAAATGATGGTCTCTCAACGTAAGTGTCTCAACGTAAGTACTGTTTGGTTacgtaaaagaaaaaaataaaataaaataaacaaacatttgGTCAATTGGTCTCTGAACAAATGATCCGATTTGTATTACACTGATTCATTGTAGAACCTCGTAATTTGTTTCAGCGTTTCTCTCAACAAACGGTGTCGTGTTATTTAAACAGAGCAACTACTAATGACTTAATTAAACGAAGCGTTTCACAAATCGCAATTGGCAACCCGCACTACATTATTTAAACGAATGTTTTGATCAACAAGAGAAAGCTTAAAcaatgtgtgtttttgtaaactaaatgccaataaaatccaAAATCTAAATCATCGaacataattaaacacaatcaTCGAGTTTTCATAAATTTGAAGCTCCAAATTCTTTAAGCAGAAGAATCGTGAGTGTAATGACTTACGAAAATCATTAGCCAAATCTGTCTTATCATCCAaaaagaattaatcaattttggagttttcttaaaattacttataaactCAGTTTTACCTTATAAGTAAGCGCGTAATTGAAACTTAGTAACTGTGAGTCTCTTTATAAACCATTCACTCTATGTGATTAGGTACTTATTTGTTCACAATGGGATTGAAGTGTTACAATTTCTTCCTTAAAAAGTGGACGTCCTTGTCAGGATCATCACGTCATGCAATTTCATTACCTACGTAAATCCaatatttttcattatctttctatttttcccaaaatcttTAGCAATCCATTTGAAAGAAGGgcatagagaaaagaaaacatggAAGCGGCTGTAGGGTTTGAGGGCAAAGAGGCCAGTTGTGGACAGTCTAGAGAATGAGGGGGCGGCGGGTGCCCATCTCGACCTCATGGACATTGAAGCAGAACCTGAGGATGGTTTCAATGAGAGAGCTCTTTCCGTCGGATTGGCCACCTAGGGTGAGATTGCCAGGTTCTCTCTAAAGGCCACTGACATTGCCTTAAGACATTTGTAGGCCTTAAATTGAGACGGGCGAGACGAGGAGTTTGCACAGATGAGATTGAGGTGTTTGTGATAAGGGTGTACAACCAGTTGTGGTTGCAGTTATTCCCCAAACCGCAACCGTAACCGGTTTAGACggttattcatttttaaataattgtaaCTGCAACAACTAGATCGGTTATTGGATAACCCCAACAGCTTGTTATACGATTATTGAAAGCTGGTTATTATTCGGTAACCgcttttcataaaaatttcCCTTGTCACTAAAATAACTCCCACACCTTCttgaattcttttctttctcctcagACTCTCCCCAAGCCAAAGCCATGGAAGATACATGCACTACGGCAATGTGAGAGTGAACCCATCAAAGGGGATACTAAATTTAGGATTTTGATAAGGACAGAAATCCATTGATATTAATGAAGATTAGATTACCCTAAATTTAGGGTTTTGACGATGATTTGATCATAATGAGattaattcattataaattaagaaatttgttGTATTCAAATCATCTGTAAACTCTATAAATATAGCCATTTGTATTGTAATGTagtaaaaaatgcttttagcGTGTGAACGTGAGCCATAAGCGAAACTACCTGAAATCtgtgttttctctcttttctttatcaCTCTTTATTATATTCTAGAGGCATGTTTCAATGTTTTCTAACACCCACTTTGGAGTCCAAGGAAATTATTGAGTTTGGAGGAGGAGGGAGTGTGATTGACGTTGTCGCTTTCTAATTTGTTGCCTTGCTCTTCGAAGAATGAGCTCCTCTCGTAAGAATTGGAAGCCACTGTGATACACACCCACAAGGCTGTCATTTATCATCTGGGTAGTCTCCCCACTAACCTTCAACAACCCAACATTATTTGTTCCATAAATTCAATCGACACGGTCCATTTCTAGCCAGATACATAAATCATGTGGAATTATACATAGACTTGTAGTTTTCAATACTTtatatggaagaaaagaagtgCATTAATtcttgccttctttttttttttccctcttttttatttatttatttttatagatgaTTCTTTGCTATTTGTATGATAGTATGAATGTTTTGATTTGACATCAAGCATGTAATTTAGGTCACAATTATTGGTGCATGCCTCATCCACTTAGAACCCACCATGacttttactttatatatgaaCCATATCTTCAACCACAAGAACCaagaaatggattttttttttttttctttttccatggGGATCTCCATTGAGAGATTTAGGGTTTCAGTGAGGTTCATGATGAGGTGTTCATGCAGTCTTTGATCAATTTTCTCAGTAGGGCAGACAAGGACGTCATGAAGTGTAACTCTCAAGCTAACTTTACAGGGAATATGTGATGCTGACTCTAGCTAATGGATATTGCCTGTGATGCCACTCTCGATCATGGTCACGCTTTGAGTTCTTAAAGTGGATTATGAATTGCTAATTAATGTGAcgttttttcaaccaaaacaagACTATATGGTCAAGCAAGCAAAGGGAACAAAGTTTTCCCACTTATTTCTCAGTAGACCACGTCATTAATTAAGACTGACATTATATCGACATGTTAACAATATTGTTTATTGGGCCGTTACCACCACTAATTCGATAATTAGttgttttttcattcatttgtaTCCCACGTCAGATTTTTTcccttataaatttttattcctTATCTATGATTCATTGAGGATGTTCCTTTCATTAGGTTTCTAGGAGAGCTTATCTCTAGGCACATGATGTATTCATTGTCAAATTAGTAGGTCGCTTCTCATTATTGTTATGAAAATATTCCCGcctcttttgcttttctttgtgTAGGAATCAAGAGTGGGAAAGATCTCCTTGACATCTTCCCTTTATTCCGGGAGTGTAccagaagagaaaaaaaaaataaaagaaaaaaaaaaataaaagaaacaagaagTGGTCTTCGTCCCTTCATCCGTAATGctagtttttaaatttattgattATTGTTAAATGTCAACGTATACAAAACTTTGAGAAGGAAAGTTCATCTGACAATAACATAAGAAACCACTATCTATTTGTTTacaattttgattcaataatgtTCCCATTGTATTTATGACAACTTGCCATTATTAAAgctcttttccttttcactcTTCTTCTCCAAATACAAGAGGTGCCAATATTAATTTCGACCCTTTCCCTACAATTCTACAATATATACGTACGTGCCTgacattttccctttttaaagtGCAATTAAAATTGGAGCAAAGTAAAAAAGAATTTAGTTTCTAATTCTAGCAAGATGATCACATTTCTCTATCgcattttcaattttatgtATAGGGTGAAGGGAAATTTTCGGGCAGAGATCTTTAACAATTTTACTGTTCAGATCATTAGCAATTCAGACAGTAAATATGTGAGAGTTCTTATGAGACTTACTTGTCAGAACATGTATCAAGTAGGCCGCCCATGTTTTAGACATGTTCGTACATTTACTGTATGATTTGCTATCAAATTGATTTCATATGCATTCACCATAATcaaccaagagagagagatgaagcaATATTAATGTACAAAGCTGCATATGTGGATTTATGCATTCAcctgaataaaacaaaagaaatgggTGACTCATGGGTGCATTAAAATGAAGAAACTACCTAGATTGGAAGAGGGAATCAACATAAAGTACACATATATAAAGCGCAACccaggaaagaaagaaagaaaaaaaagagcatCGATCTCTTTATCTTCCATGGGAGATAAACTCGAAAAGCAGAACTTTGCATATGCTTAGGAAAGAAAATCACATACACTTGCCATTCATTAATTTACTATAAAAaggagacaaaaaaaagaaaaagaatgggTTCACTTCATTGTTCCAAAGATCGATCGTACAAGGTTCTTCATTTTTTGGGGCTATTACTACTTTTATTCCCTCGCTCGTACAAATTTAAGCATTTATTTTAAGATAATATTTTTAAGGGAAAAGCATTCTCTGCCTGCCGCGTCTCTCTTCCTCCCTTATTTATTTATCGAAATTCTTTTAATAGATTCTCTGTTATTTCATAAATGCGCACTGAATTTTTAAGTGCATGTGATAGATAAATCATGCAATATCTATTGCAttgtggttttatttttttaatttaatttttaatttttaattttttaatttttaatttgattctcTGGTTATTCAAATTGAGCATTTAATGTGGAATTTCATGACCAATATAACCTATTTTAAATTCAgaacaaagaaatcaaaatggGTAAAGTCTATTTATCCCCTTTAAACTACTACCTCAATAACAATATactctccaaactatcaattgcgacaatttacttctcaaactatcaaaacaacaacaatgtACCCCTCAATACTAGCAAAGTGACGAAATTAtccctatataattttcaataagacaaaaatacccttaaaattttgaaaataaattttagtatttttgtttttattttagtaaggataattttgtcattttttaaaagtaggggtaaattgtcattgttttggtagtttagaaggtaaattgtcgcaagTGATAATTTGGGGAGTAGATTGTCACtagggtgatagtttgagagggttaagtgaactttatccGATCgaaatttattataatatctTCATTTAATGtggaattttacaaaaattcagTATGAATCTTCAGCATGAATTCAAGATTCTTTTAGGGTTCATCTGTCTCAATTGTAATTTCAGATGTGAATTCTATAAAAGttctctccatttcaatatGGTGAAAAGCTGATAAAAATCTCTATCCAAATAGTAGAGAACCTTAATTGGCTAAGAATGCAGCATCATTTTCTTGGGTGGCTCGCTATTTGAAGCACAATGAGGCACTGTTTCCAATCATTGTTGTGCGTTTACCATCTTTTTCAATTTACACCACCCAATGAAAGTCCAACTATCCTAGCCCATAAATTTTCTAGTCGTGGCTTATATAGTatgatatacatatatatgtgtctCACCACCATGCTTATGTGTGCAGCTCCATTGCGGTTCACCATTCTCAAAACATACACTTTTGCTTGTGTACCTAAGCtagaacaaataataataataatcataatactTATTTTGCTTGGCCAACAATTAAAGACCCATTTCCTTTGTACCGACCAGAAACAACACGGTAACCTACTAAgacaaaaatttaacaattttattgtttaaattaatagaGTAAGGTTATgtatcatctttttattcttttaaaattttcttaaaattaatgtaacttttaaaattataattaaattttaaatgaatcatacttaaattttgatttaattgtgattttaaaagtctcattaacttttaaatttttttaaaaaaatgaacaaattaataataactcTATCAAATTGTGAATTATTATGAGAAGCAAAGTTGAAGGAGAGAGAAGCCAAATAGCCATAAATGTGTagataattaaaacaaaaaaaatggagcGAGTTATTAAAGCCTGTGTTTAACAGGTGTAAGGAAGCTGAGCAGCTTCCGTTCGCCGCATCAGGCACTCCTACAGAAACTACGCCTGAATAGCCTTACACGTGCGACTCCCTCTATGACACGCGATCCCACATCCCCACGTATTCTCTTCTGCCTTGGATAATGTCAAATTTCACGtaccttttcattttctttactCGTTTCTGGATTTTCCCAAAACCagaatcaagaaaattaaagagagagagagagagagagagagggagctaTGAAATTATGAAGAACTAGGTACTTCTTCGATCTGATCTCAAAGATATTTACATTTTcccgaagaaaaagaaaaagggaagaaaaaggaACTACATCCTTGAGAAACCTAAACATGTTTGGGAGCTCATAAATGTGTATCAGTGTATAGCATGAGCTCCCAcaagaaaaccagaaaaaaaaaaaaaaaaaaaaagagatcaaTGGGTCTGATCAGCTGAGCCGGAGGTCTGGTCACGATCGTCTCTGTTCTCACTTTGTGGTACCTGAACAACATGATGATCAGTACTACCACCTTGAGGCTTCGCCGGCGGCGCCATTTCCACCgccttttctttgttttccctGCCGCAGCTGCTACAATTATTATCTCCAAAAGAAGACGACCTACTAgacatgggggtggccaagaaCGTCGGCTTCGCTTCGCCGGCCATAATCACCAagattttctcttcaaaaacgGGCGGGGGCTTCTGGGCGTCGTCTTCGCTTTTCCCCTCGCCGGCCTCGAGGTCTCTCTCTGCGGCGCCGTCTCCCTCAAGGTACCCGGAGAGCCTCCAGTAGGAGCATGCAAGGATTAGCAGAGCAAAAGCAATGAGACCCAACATGGCCGCCAGGCCGCCGAACAAGTACGGAACCGGGGAATGCCACGGCGAGTGAGGCTGCGCCCCCACTGGGGACCTGGCGGTTACGTTGAAAGGCTCTCCGGCAGCCATTGCAGGACCTTGATCTAGCGATTGATCGGCCGGAgacggagaagaagaggaggaggaggcgaGGGTGGTGGGTTGAGAAGTGGGGGAGAAACGTATTTATAGAGAGGAAAGGAGGAGAGCGTGGATGGTGGGGtggatttgtttttggtgattaATGTCGTCATAATGCATGAAGTGGGGCCATCGGGGGGACCCGCAGAGTTTTTCCGATGGGATATCTATGAGAGCAGTGAAACGCACTCAGGGGCACATTAATAATGGTGTAATGGCGTCAGAGAGAATGGAATCCTGGGACGTTTggcaggaaagaaaaagaaaaagaaaaagaaaagagttaaaggaaaaagaaaaagaaaaaagaaatttgtgttTTAGTTTACTACTCCCACCACACAAATGTTGTAACTTTAAGGTTTAACGAGAGCGGTGGAGTGCCATTGAGGGGTTTGATTGCTCTTGTTAATGGGATTTTCGTGTGTGTTTATGTGGGGGTAAGAACAGTAGAATTGAATTGAGAATAGAATAATGGAGGCCACAGAAATGGTTTCTCACATTCCATCATTGCCTTGTGACGTGATCTAAATTTGGGCCATGTTATATGATCATATGTAATTAGGAATGTTCCGTCTCCGtttcatcaacaataatgaggTGGACCCATATAAATTTATTGTTTGGATAAACatcaaatttattcaaaattatgGCCATGACGTTACGATTTTAAGTGTCTCATATAATTTGTATACAATtttaaccatgtgtatataagtttttgaTCACTCTTTATTTGCAAGTCGGATTTTAATGATGAGTTTTACTCAAagtttgcatatttttttatgagagaTAGCCCCCATGTCGAGTATGTGGTCAAACTCAACTCGTTGAGTATGGTAAGATTAAATGGATGGCAGCTTTGTATTCGAGCCATGAAAGGGGCAATTTATAGGTTTgattaaaatgttttattacTATGTATGTGTATCGTGTTAAGTTGTCGAATACCGATAGATTAGTGAAGTTGTCCAAACAAAAAGGGTTTCTATTTGTAGATGTTTGCTGTGAAGCGTAGTGGTATGTTTCGATAGTACATGTCCGACCCACATAAattaagtacaatcttaactATGCATGTGTATAAAAGTTCTTGAGCACTCTCTCTTTGCAAGTCGGTTTTCAAAAGTGAATTTTACCCCtggtttatatcaaatgctGGCTGCACATGTTTGTTTTAAGAGAATACAAGTTTGtgtgtttcttttttcaatttgagtTGTGGCAGAGGAATATACAAAATGAGATGCATTAAAAAGAGGAAAGAACAAATTGTAAAGGTTTGGGACCAggaacaaaatctaaaacatcCTGAGATATATATAGACTACCAAAAGACATGAATATCAAAGTCGATTGGGCAAGATTATTGGCAACTACATTTCATTCTATGTGTATGTTGTAATTGAATCGAAATTAATAAAAGGTGTAGTCATTTAATTATGAATATAGATCATTATAATTAACTTGTTCTAATTTCTTGTATTCTTCTTTCTCTGGTCTCATGTTCATTGTAATTTCTCTAATGAAAAAAACAAGACAACTTTTTGCTTGTCTGCATTCATATAAAATATCATGGAAGGTCGCGTGTAGGGAACGTATAACATGGGACTCGAATGCTCGACAGCCAATTGCAACGGTAAACGGAAAACACAAACAACCTTTTAAATTATGTATACCTACAATGTAAAGTAAGTGGGACCACATCAGGGCATCAAACCGTAGAAAGTGGGTAACTTTTAGCAAAGATCACGTGATCCTACCATCAACCCTGATATCGACTTCAAAATTAAATCTGGGGCGGGCCGTATATGATAAATGATAGAAACGGTTTCAATCTTCAGAAAAGCTGCAAAAAGAGTAAGGTGGGTTGTTTGAGACGTTGGGGGAACATGACAAGCTATGGTGGCGCGTAGTAGATTCGTGGTTATTACAATATAGAAGAGCATGCAAACGGTGATCATGCGCAAGAAACGGCTTTTTCACCCCCTAGctaactctgttttttttttttttttgggaggtaGCATATATATCCGTTACAAGCATACaacttacaaaaacaaaataggaaTAGAATTTATAtcttgtaacatttttttttttttttttgaaagaaattcataatattcCATTAAAACCAATGGTTAGATAGAGTAGGTttctttatcaaaatcacatcACAAATGCAGGCGGGAGTTTTCTCCACCCGGCCAACTCCTATCAATGACATATTTGGTTGCTGCCTTAGCCAACCTATGAGCCGCACAATTACCTACATATCAAATTTTCCACCCAATGAAAGAGTGAAGGATCATACAAATATCATCTATCATCCTACCAAATCCTACACCAATTACGGGTTGAGGCTTGCACAATGTCAACTACAATTTTCGCATCACCTTCTAGTATAATGTGGAACATTCTACTTGTAACATTCTAGTACGGTATAGTacgtgatttataaagatactCATGGGTACTAAATTTTATATTGGTTCCTTATTAGGTAAAACT encodes the following:
- the LOC132190056 gene encoding protein GLUTAMINE DUMPER 2, whose product is MAAGEPFNVTARSPVGAQPHSPWHSPVPYLFGGLAAMLGLIAFALLILACSYWRLSGYLEGDGAAERDLEAGEGKSEDDAQKPPPVFEEKILVIMAGEAKPTFLATPMSSRSSSFGDNNCSSCGRENKEKAVEMAPPAKPQGGSTDHHVVQVPQSENRDDRDQTSGSADQTH